A window of the Candidatus Hydrogenedentota bacterium genome harbors these coding sequences:
- a CDS encoding dihydroorotate dehydrogenase-like protein: MEELKTMYLGMRLKNPLVVSPSPLCAGLDNIRRMEDAGAAAVVLHSLFEEQLRHESNSLNENLMQGTDAFAESLSYFPEPSEFRLGPDKYLDLIRRAKDAVDIPIIGSLNGVSEGGWTEYARLMEEAGADAVELNEYFLPTSPDMSDAQVQDIYENLVRSVKANLNVPIAVKIGPFFTALPYAAKRLAEAGADALVLFNRFYQPDFDLEELEVKPDVVLSGSSTLRLRLRWVAILYGRIQADLAISGGVHTHEDIVKSMMAGAQVAMMASALLRHGIGHITTVLNALTQWMREKEYDSIQMMQGSMSQRSVPDPAAFERANYMRVLTSYTPAT; the protein is encoded by the coding sequence ATGGAAGAATTGAAGACGATGTATCTCGGCATGCGGCTCAAGAACCCGCTCGTGGTGTCGCCTTCGCCGTTATGTGCCGGGCTGGACAATATCCGGCGCATGGAAGACGCGGGCGCGGCGGCCGTGGTGCTCCACTCGCTGTTCGAAGAGCAACTCCGCCATGAGAGCAACAGTCTCAACGAAAACCTGATGCAGGGCACGGACGCCTTCGCCGAATCGCTGAGCTACTTCCCGGAACCGTCCGAATTCCGCCTTGGGCCGGACAAGTATCTCGACTTGATCCGCCGCGCGAAGGACGCCGTCGATATCCCGATTATCGGCAGCCTCAATGGCGTGTCCGAAGGCGGCTGGACCGAGTATGCGCGCCTCATGGAGGAAGCGGGCGCCGATGCCGTCGAGTTGAACGAGTATTTCCTGCCCACGTCTCCAGACATGAGCGACGCGCAGGTGCAAGACATTTACGAAAACCTGGTGCGCAGCGTAAAAGCCAATCTGAATGTCCCGATTGCCGTCAAGATCGGCCCGTTCTTCACCGCATTGCCCTACGCCGCGAAACGGCTGGCCGAAGCGGGCGCCGACGCCCTCGTCCTTTTCAATCGTTTCTATCAGCCGGACTTCGACCTGGAAGAACTCGAGGTGAAGCCGGACGTCGTACTCAGCGGATCGAGCACCCTGCGCCTGCGCCTGCGCTGGGTCGCCATCCTGTATGGCCGCATTCAGGCCGACCTGGCCATCTCCGGCGGTGTCCACACGCATGAGGACATCGTCAAGTCCATGATGGCCGGCGCGCAGGTCGCCATGATGGCCTCAGCCCTGCTCCGTCATGGCATCGGCCATATTACGACGGTGCTGAATGCCCTCACACAATGGATGCGTGAGAAAGAGTACGATTCCATACAGATGATGCAGGGCAGCATGAGCCAGCGCTCCGTCCCGGACCCGGCAGCCTTCGAACGGGCCAACTACATGCGCGTACTGACCTCCTACACACCGGCAACGTAA
- the nifJ gene encoding pyruvate:ferredoxin (flavodoxin) oxidoreductase produces the protein MERPKTTLDANEAVAKVAYKVNDVAAIYPITPSSPMGEWMDQWAAEGKTNLWGCVPHVIELQSEAGASATVHGALQTGSLTTTFTASQGLLLMIPNMFKIAGELTPTVFHVTARTVAAHALSIFGDHSDVMAVRATGFGLLASNSVQEAHDLALIAHAATLEARVPFLHFFDGFRTSHEVNKIEELLEDDMRAMISEESVRAHRARAMTPDRPILRGTAQNPDVYFQARETVNTFYNACPGIVQQAMDKFAQVVGRSYHLFDYVGAADAERVIVLMGSGAEAAEEVVECLVKRGEKAGVLKVRLYRPFSTKHFIEALPPSVKAIAVLDRTKEPGAGGEPLYMDVVTALSEAAAEGASHFKVAPTVIGGRYGLSSKEFTPGMVKGVFDELLKDKPKNHFTVGIVDDVTHSSIEYDPGFVTEDPDTVRAIFFGLGADGTVGANKNSIKIIGEDTANYAQGYFVYDSRKSGSMTTSHLRFGPRPIRSTYLIDRANFVACHQFPFMEKADVLKCAEEGAVFLLNSIYGPDEVWDHLPRTAQRHIIEKNLKFYVIDGYEVAKQAGMGGRINTVMQTCFFAISGVLPRADAIEAIKTAIKKTYGKRGESVVKKNWAAVDMSVDHMHEVKVPGEVTSTFDLRPPVPAEAPEFVQQVTAKIIAGEGDSLPVSALPVDGTFPTATTQWEKRNISLEIPAWDPDVCIQCGKCALVCPHGVIRAKVYDAALLDGAPPAFKTAVPKWKQFKDLRYTLQVAPEDCTGCTLCVQVCPAKNKQEVKLKAINMVEQPPIRAREAANWDFFLKLPEADRTALSLGMVKDVQLLRPLFEFSGACAGCGETPYIKLVSQLFGDRALMANATGCSSIYGGNLPTTPWTVDAEGRGPSWSNSLFEDNAEFGLGMRVTLDKQIEYARALVMRLESLLGAELVQALLTADQTTEVGVAEQRKRVAQLKARLQGKDSLESRELLSVADALVKKSVWIMGGDGWAYDIGYGGLDHVLASGRNVNILVLDTEVYSNTGGQCSKSTPRGAVAKFAAAGKPAAKKDLGLMAMIYGTAFVTKVAMGANDAHTVKAFREAESYDGPSLIIAYSHCIAHGYNLAMGMEQQKAAVQSGHWPLFRFDPRLAAEGKNPFQLDSKAPAIPLKEYIYNETRYKMLALSAPDVAETLLRSAQEDVARRWRLYEHLASMRGDADIAAAASEAVHAE, from the coding sequence ATGGAACGACCCAAGACGACGCTGGATGCGAATGAGGCGGTCGCCAAAGTAGCCTACAAGGTGAACGACGTGGCGGCGATTTACCCGATCACGCCGTCATCGCCGATGGGCGAATGGATGGACCAATGGGCGGCGGAGGGCAAGACGAATTTGTGGGGTTGTGTGCCGCACGTGATCGAGTTGCAGAGCGAAGCAGGCGCTTCCGCCACGGTGCACGGCGCACTTCAGACCGGGTCTTTAACCACCACCTTCACGGCGTCGCAGGGGCTCCTGCTGATGATCCCGAACATGTTCAAGATCGCCGGTGAACTGACGCCGACGGTCTTCCACGTTACCGCGCGCACCGTGGCCGCGCACGCACTCTCCATCTTTGGAGACCACAGCGACGTTATGGCCGTGCGCGCCACCGGCTTCGGGCTGCTGGCCTCCAATTCCGTTCAGGAAGCGCATGACCTGGCCCTGATCGCCCACGCGGCCACGCTCGAGGCGCGCGTCCCGTTCCTTCACTTCTTCGACGGGTTCCGCACCTCGCACGAGGTAAACAAGATCGAAGAACTGCTCGAAGACGATATGCGCGCCATGATCAGCGAGGAGTCCGTCCGGGCGCACCGTGCGCGCGCCATGACGCCGGACCGGCCCATCCTGCGTGGCACGGCACAGAACCCCGATGTCTACTTCCAGGCGCGCGAGACGGTGAACACTTTCTACAACGCATGCCCGGGAATCGTGCAACAGGCAATGGACAAGTTCGCTCAGGTCGTGGGCCGCTCGTATCATCTGTTTGATTACGTGGGAGCAGCGGATGCCGAACGCGTCATCGTACTCATGGGTTCGGGCGCGGAAGCCGCGGAAGAAGTGGTCGAATGCCTCGTGAAGCGCGGCGAAAAGGCCGGCGTGCTCAAGGTCCGCCTGTACCGGCCCTTCTCGACGAAGCACTTCATCGAGGCGCTCCCACCTTCCGTCAAGGCGATTGCCGTGCTCGATCGCACCAAAGAACCGGGCGCCGGGGGCGAACCGCTCTACATGGACGTCGTCACCGCGCTCAGCGAGGCAGCCGCGGAGGGCGCTTCGCATTTCAAGGTCGCGCCGACGGTCATCGGCGGCCGCTATGGGCTCTCCTCCAAGGAGTTTACGCCCGGCATGGTCAAGGGCGTTTTCGACGAACTGCTCAAGGACAAGCCCAAGAACCACTTCACCGTCGGCATCGTGGATGACGTCACTCATTCGAGCATCGAATACGACCCCGGCTTCGTCACCGAAGACCCGGACACGGTGCGCGCCATATTCTTCGGTCTGGGCGCCGACGGCACCGTCGGCGCGAACAAGAACTCGATCAAGATCATCGGCGAAGACACGGCCAACTACGCGCAAGGCTACTTTGTCTACGACTCGCGCAAGTCGGGGTCGATGACGACCTCCCACCTGCGCTTCGGGCCGCGGCCGATTCGCTCAACGTATCTCATCGATCGCGCCAACTTCGTCGCGTGCCACCAGTTCCCCTTCATGGAGAAGGCGGACGTCCTCAAGTGCGCCGAGGAAGGCGCGGTGTTCCTGCTGAACAGCATCTACGGGCCGGATGAAGTCTGGGACCATCTGCCGCGCACGGCTCAGCGGCACATCATTGAAAAGAACCTGAAATTCTACGTCATCGACGGCTACGAGGTGGCGAAACAGGCCGGCATGGGCGGGCGTATCAACACCGTGATGCAGACCTGCTTCTTTGCCATCAGCGGCGTGCTGCCCCGCGCCGACGCCATCGAGGCGATCAAGACGGCTATCAAGAAGACCTACGGCAAGCGCGGCGAGTCCGTGGTGAAAAAGAACTGGGCCGCCGTCGACATGTCCGTCGACCATATGCACGAGGTGAAGGTGCCGGGCGAGGTCACAAGCACTTTCGACCTGCGGCCGCCCGTGCCGGCCGAGGCGCCCGAATTCGTGCAGCAAGTGACGGCGAAGATTATCGCGGGCGAGGGCGACTCATTGCCCGTCAGCGCGTTGCCCGTTGACGGCACCTTCCCCACCGCTACCACCCAATGGGAAAAGCGCAACATCAGCCTCGAAATCCCGGCATGGGATCCCGATGTGTGCATTCAATGCGGCAAGTGCGCGCTCGTGTGCCCGCACGGCGTCATTCGCGCCAAGGTGTACGATGCCGCGCTGCTTGACGGCGCCCCGCCGGCATTCAAGACGGCGGTCCCGAAGTGGAAACAGTTCAAGGACCTCCGCTACACCCTGCAGGTGGCACCGGAAGACTGCACCGGCTGCACGCTGTGCGTGCAGGTGTGCCCCGCGAAGAACAAACAGGAAGTAAAGCTCAAGGCAATCAACATGGTCGAACAGCCGCCCATTCGCGCGCGCGAAGCCGCGAATTGGGACTTCTTCCTCAAGCTGCCCGAAGCGGACCGCACCGCGTTGAGCCTTGGCATGGTCAAGGACGTGCAATTGCTCCGGCCGTTGTTTGAGTTCTCGGGCGCTTGCGCCGGCTGCGGCGAAACGCCTTATATCAAGCTCGTCTCGCAGTTGTTCGGCGACCGCGCGCTTATGGCGAACGCGACCGGCTGCTCGTCGATCTACGGCGGGAACCTCCCGACAACGCCTTGGACCGTGGATGCGGAAGGGCGCGGCCCGAGCTGGTCCAACTCGCTCTTCGAAGACAACGCGGAATTCGGCCTCGGTATGCGTGTGACCCTCGACAAGCAAATCGAGTACGCGCGCGCGCTCGTCATGCGCCTGGAGAGCCTGCTCGGCGCAGAACTCGTGCAGGCCTTGCTCACCGCCGACCAGACTACCGAGGTGGGCGTTGCGGAACAGCGCAAGCGCGTCGCGCAACTCAAGGCGCGCCTGCAGGGCAAGGATAGTCTCGAATCCCGCGAACTGCTCAGCGTGGCGGACGCCCTCGTGAAGAAGTCGGTCTGGATCATGGGCGGTGACGGCTGGGCGTACGACATCGGCTACGGCGGGCTCGATCACGTGCTCGCAAGCGGCCGCAACGTCAACATTCTGGTGCTGGACACGGAGGTGTATTCGAATACGGGCGGACAATGCTCGAAATCGACGCCGCGCGGCGCGGTGGCCAAATTCGCCGCCGCGGGAAAGCCCGCGGCCAAGAAGGACCTTGGCCTCATGGCCATGATCTACGGCACGGCGTTCGTAACGAAGGTCGCCATGGGCGCAAATGACGCGCACACGGTGAAGGCGTTCCGCGAGGCCGAATCCTACGACGGGCCCTCGCTCATTATCGCGTACAGCCATTGCATCGCCCACGGCTACAACCTGGCCATGGGCATGGAACAGCAGAAGGCCGCCGTGCAATCCGGCCACTGGCCGCTGTTCCGCTTCGACCCGCGGCTGGCCGCCGAGGGCAAGAATCCCTTCCAGCTGGATTCAAAGGCCCCGGCTATTCCGCTCAAGGAGTATATCTACAACGAGACCCGGTACAAGATGCTCGCATTGAGCGCGCCGGACGTTGCCGAGACGCTGCTCCGCAGCGCCCAGGAGGACGTCGCGAGGCGGTGGCGCCTGTATGAGCACCTGGCCTCCATGCGCGGCGATGCCGATATCGCAGCCGCTGCCTCGGAAGCCGTTCACGCGGAGTGA
- a CDS encoding UDP-glucose/GDP-mannose dehydrogenase family protein, with translation MRIAIIGTGYVGLVSGACFAELGHDVICVDIDAAKVEALRSGHIPIFEPGLEELVKVNVEDNRLSFTTDVEEAIKRSIMIFIAVGTPALPDGTADLRHVFDAARSVARHMDGYRIIVDKSTVPVGTSRKVAAVVRGELEKRGEDFEFDVVSNPEFLKEGAAIEDFMNPDRVVIGCDNVQVRVIMEELYSHFARNARPILCMSPESAEMTKYAANAMLATRISFMNEIANLCEEVGADVDDVRNGIGSDHRIGYRFLFSGIGYGGSCFPKDIKALIHTARDAGREAALLGAVDAINDGQKHSLQQKIRGYYGDALDGKRFAVWGLAFKPETDDVREAPAIVIVRELLEAGAHVRAYDPKAAETAAHALGGHDRLTFVDRHYECAEGCDALVLCTEWSFFRNADLERVKQLLKTPVVFDGRNVYRPDKMRKLGFDYFSIGRAPVRAYSRQA, from the coding sequence ATGCGGATTGCGATTATCGGAACCGGATACGTGGGTCTTGTCAGCGGCGCCTGTTTCGCGGAACTGGGCCATGATGTCATCTGCGTCGACATCGACGCAGCCAAGGTCGAGGCGTTGCGCTCCGGCCATATCCCCATCTTTGAACCCGGACTGGAAGAATTGGTCAAGGTCAACGTCGAAGACAATCGCCTGTCGTTCACAACGGACGTAGAGGAAGCCATAAAGCGGTCGATCATGATCTTCATCGCCGTGGGTACCCCGGCACTGCCGGACGGAACCGCTGATCTGCGTCACGTGTTCGACGCGGCCCGGAGTGTTGCGCGCCACATGGACGGCTACCGCATTATTGTCGACAAATCGACGGTGCCCGTGGGCACGTCGCGCAAAGTCGCTGCTGTCGTGCGCGGGGAATTGGAGAAGCGCGGCGAGGACTTCGAGTTCGACGTCGTCTCAAACCCGGAATTCCTGAAGGAAGGCGCGGCCATCGAGGATTTCATGAATCCTGACCGCGTCGTGATTGGGTGTGACAACGTGCAGGTCCGCGTGATCATGGAGGAGTTGTACTCGCACTTTGCGCGGAACGCGCGGCCCATCCTTTGCATGTCACCCGAGTCGGCGGAGATGACGAAATATGCCGCGAACGCCATGCTCGCGACGAGAATCTCGTTCATGAACGAGATCGCCAATCTCTGTGAAGAGGTCGGCGCGGACGTGGACGACGTGCGCAACGGGATCGGTTCCGACCACCGCATCGGCTACCGGTTTCTCTTCTCCGGCATCGGCTACGGCGGCTCGTGTTTTCCGAAAGACATCAAGGCGTTGATCCACACGGCGCGCGACGCCGGACGGGAAGCGGCACTGCTGGGCGCGGTTGACGCGATCAACGACGGGCAGAAACACAGCCTCCAGCAGAAGATCCGCGGCTACTATGGAGATGCGCTCGACGGCAAGCGGTTCGCGGTCTGGGGCCTTGCGTTCAAGCCGGAAACGGACGATGTGCGCGAAGCGCCGGCCATCGTGATCGTCCGGGAATTGCTGGAAGCGGGCGCGCACGTGCGCGCGTATGACCCGAAGGCGGCGGAAACCGCGGCCCATGCGCTCGGCGGCCACGATCGCCTGACCTTCGTTGACCGCCATTACGAGTGCGCGGAAGGCTGCGACGCCCTCGTGCTCTGCACGGAATGGTCTTTCTTCCGCAACGCGGACCTCGAGCGGGTGAAGCAATTGCTCAAGACACCCGTGGTCTTCGACGGACGCAATGTGTACCGGCCCGACAAGATGCGCAAGCTCGGCTTTGACTACTTCTCAATCGGCCGCGCCCCTGTGCGGGCCTATTCGCGTCAGGCTTGA
- a CDS encoding SH3 domain-containing protein: MRHGPFFAALLLMAGLASAVFSEDILATVSGERVRLRQGPSEGDGIAAHLNTGDRVVVLATPEDKSPWVQVRAVNLGVTGWMHSQYLRLGARAGASQAAYETELLLCT; the protein is encoded by the coding sequence ATGAGGCACGGCCCATTTTTCGCGGCGCTCCTGCTCATGGCCGGGCTCGCAAGCGCCGTATTCAGCGAGGACATCCTGGCGACGGTATCCGGCGAACGCGTGCGGCTGCGCCAAGGTCCCTCAGAAGGCGACGGGATTGCGGCACACCTGAACACGGGCGACCGCGTCGTTGTGCTGGCGACGCCCGAAGACAAGTCGCCGTGGGTGCAGGTGCGCGCGGTGAATCTCGGCGTCACGGGCTGGATGCACAGCCAATACCTGCGCCTGGGCGCACGGGCCGGAGCGAGTCAGGCGGCCTACGAGACCGAACTGCTCCTCTGCAC